The genomic stretch TGCCCAACAGACCCTGGAAGAACTTGCGCAATACAGCACGATTCCGGTCATTAATGCCCTGAGTGATCTTTTTCATCCGGCCCAGATTTTAAGCGACCTTTTTACGATATGGGAACGAAAAGATTCTTTGGAAGGGATAAAAATCGCCTGGCTGGGGGATGGAAACAATGTGGCCCATTCCTGGATTGAGGCGGCCGCTCTGTTCCCGTTTAACCTGGTGCTGGCTTGTCCGGAGGGCTTTGCACCGAATGCAGAAATTTTCAACAGGGCCGGGAGAGAGGCCGGGAAAAGGATTGTCCTGACCCGTGATCCGGTCGAGGCCGTTCGGGAGGCTTTGGTAATCAATACCGATGTCTGGGCCAGTATGGGTCAGGAGGATCAAGCGGCGGAAAGGATAAAATTTTTTCAGCCCTTTCAATTAGGTGAAAAGCTTTTATCGCTGGCCGACCCTGAATGTCTGGTCATGCATTGTCTGCCGGCCCACCGGGGGGAGGAGATCACCGATGAGGTTTTGGAAGGTCCCAATTCCGTGGTCTTTGACCAGGCAGAGAACAAACTCCATGTGCATAAGGCCTTGTTGGAGTTTATCATTGAAGGGCGAGAAGACTTCGGGGCGGCATGAAGCAGGAAAATATTTTTTAGGCTATAGGCTATGGGCAATAGGCGATGGGCAAGATAAAACGATTTTTTGGTTTTTATTCCCCTATAGTCTATAGCCTGAATCTTTCTATTTTCGAACTAAGCACTCATGCCTCTGAGGGCACCACGAAGCATGAAAAATTTCCTAAGACGTGGAGTTAGCTCGTCATTCCGGCGAAAGCCGGAATCCAGGAGGAAGAAAGCCCGTAACCTCCTGGATGCCGGATCAAGTCCGGCATGACGGAGAAGAAACAATCCTGGAAGGTAACTCCAGAGTTATTTTCATATTAAGCAGTCATGCCCATTGGGTCAACGACAAAGCATGAAAATAGATTCAAGGTCCAAGGTTTTTCATACTTGAAACTTTATTTCGTACTAAGGAGAATGGATTAATGAAGATCGTTTTAGCCTATTCAGGCGGTCTTGATACTTCGGTCATATTAAAATGGCTTCAGGAAACCTATGAGTCTGAGGTGATCGCCTTTTCGGCCGATCTGGGGCAGGAAGAGGAATGGCCGACAGTCGAAAAAAAGGCCTTGCAAACCGGGGCCGTCAAGTTCGTTGTCAAGGATTTGAAGGAGGAATTTGTCAGCCAGTATGTCTTCCCGGCCTTTCGGGCCAATGCTGCTTATGAACAGTTTTATCTCTTGGGGACCTCGCTGGCCCGACCGATCATCGCCAGACACCAGGTGATGGTAGCCGAAGCCGAGGGGGCCCAGGCGGTCAGCCATGGGGCAACCGGGAAAGGGAATGACCAGGTACGGTTTGAGTTGACTTATATGGCTTTGAGTCCCGGTCTGAAAATCATCGCCCCCTGGCGGGACTGGGATTTGACTTCCCGTTCGGCCCTGATCAGTTATGCGGAAAAGCATGGGATTCCGATTCCTATAACGCCTCAAAGGCCTTATAGCTCGGACGCCAATCTCTTACATATCAGCTATGAAGGCGGGATCCTCGAAGACCCCTGGATGGAACCTCCGGAAGATATGTTTCAAATGACCCAGTCACCGGAGAAGGCCCCTGATTCCCCTGAATATATCGAGATCCATTTTGAAAAAGGGGATCCGGTGGCCGTCAACGGCCAATCGATGAAGGCCGCTGAATTGTTATCCCATCTTAATCGCCTGGGCGGAAAACACGGGATCGGCCGAATGGACCTGGTGGAGAACCGCTATGTGGGCATGAAATCCCGTGGGGTCTATGAAACCCCTGGCGGAACCTTGATCCGCACGGCCCATCAGGCCCTTGAGACTTTGACCCTGGATCGGGAGGTAATGCACATCCGGGATTCCCTGATCCCCCGTTATTCGGAACTGATTTATTACGGATACTGGTTTTCACCGGAAAGGGAACTCCTTCAAAAATTAATCGACGAGACCCAAATGCCGGTTTCAGGGATCGTCCGATTGAAGCTCTACAAAGGGAATGTCATGGTGGCGGGGAGGAAATCGGATCATTCCCTTTATCGGATGGATTTCGCCACCTTTGAAGAAGATCAGGTTTATCGTCAAAAAGACGCCGAGGGATTCATCCGTTTGAACGGATTAAGGTTAAAGATTCAAAATCTGGTGGCGAAAAAGAATTAAGCTGAAAGCTCAAAAGATATAAGCTAAGCAAGAAATAATTTTTTCCTAATGATTAAGGGGTATATGAAGTCCTCGGTAGTTAAAAAGAAAGACACCGAAAAACTCTGGGCCGGCCGGTTTTCAGAGCCGGTTGATCCCCTGGTAGAGGCCTTTACGGCGTCCCTGCCCTATGACCAGCGGCTTTTGCCCTATGATCTGGCCGGAAGTTTGGCTCATTTGAAAATGTTGGCCGATCAGGGGATCATTCCCAAGAATGAAGCCCGGAAAATCAGCCAAGGCTTAAAGGAAATCCGAAAGGAATGGGACCAGGGGCAACTGATCTTTCCGATCGAAGATGAAGATGTGCACATGTTCGTGGAAAAGCGGTTGATCGGGAAGATCGGATCCATCGGCGGCAAGATTCATACCGCCCGGAGCCGTAATGATCAGGTGGCCCTGGATGTGCGGCTCTATCTCCGGGAAAAGATCCAGGATCTGAAAAAGGAACTGCAAGCCCTGCAAAAGGCCTTGCTCCAGAAGGCCAAGGATCAAGGGCATCTGATCCTTCCCGGCTATACCCACCTGCAGCGGGCTCAACCGGTGCTCCTCGGCCATCATTTACTGGCTTATCTGGAGATGTTTTTCCGGGATCAGCAGCGTCTGAGCGAAGTTTTGACCCGGGTCAATGTGCTGCCTTTAGGCAGTGCGGCCCTGGCCGGCACTTCCTTTCCAATTGAGCGTAATCTGGTGGCCCGGGAATTGGGCTTTAGTCAGGTCTCGGCCAATAGTATGGATGCGGTCAGTGACCGGGATTTTGTGATCGAATTTCTTTCGGCCGGGGCTATCCTGATGATGCATTATTCCAGGATGTCCGAGGAATTAATCCTTTGGTCCGGTTCGGAATTTAATTTTATCGAGATCAGTGATGCCTTTTGTACGGGCAGCAGCATCATGCCTCAGAAAAAAAATCCCGATGTCCCGGAATTGATCCGGGGGAAAACCGGCCGGGTCTATGGACACCTGATGGGCATGCTGACCGTTATGAAGTCCCTGCCCATGACCTATAACCGGGATTTGCAGGAGGATAAAGAACCTGTTTTTGATACGGTAGACACCCTGATGAACTGCACCCGTTTGTTGAGTCGTCTCTGGCCGAAACTGACCTTCAAAGCCGATTCCATGGAAAAAGCCACCGAAACAGGATACCTGCTGGCCACGGACCTGGCCGATTATCTGGTCAAAAAAGGACTGGATTTTCGGAGCGCCCACCATACGGTTGGGACCATCGTGGCCCATGCCCTGAAAAAGGGCCTGGAGTTAAAGGATATCCCCTGGTCGGTATTGAAAGGTTTTCATCCGGTTTTTGAAAAGGATGTAAGAACCGTGCTGGAGCTTCGTTCGGCTATGGACCATCGGGATTCACAGGGAGGAACGGCCCCCAAACAAGTCCAAAAGGCCTTGCGAGAGATGGAGAAGAGAATATGTTCCTGTTAGACGGATGCCGGAAAAAATTGGCGGTAAAAGTGGTTTGGGTCTTATTAATTCTCAGCCTGGTATCTTGCGGGAAAAAAGCCAATCCGGTCATCCCGGTCAAGGTCTTACCGAAAGCCGTCGATCCTCTCGGTTACCAGATCAAAGGGAAAAATCTGGTTTTGTCCTGGACCATCCCCAGTCAAAACACCGATGAAAGTCCCCTGACCGATCTAAAAGGTTTTATTCTTCAGAAGGGGGAATGGGCGACCAAGGATTTTTGTGTGACCTGTCCGGATCGGTTTCAGGAAACCCGTCGAATTGATTTGAAAGGACCGAGTGCCGTAGGCCTGAAGATCGAGGCCGACCAGGTGGAACTGACCAAAGACCAGCTCAAACCCGGACATACCTATTCTTTCCAGGTGACCGCCGTAACGAAAAGGGAACGGGAAAGTCAACCCTCAAAAATATTGAGGATTGCCTGGGATTTCCCCCTCGAGCCGCCTTCTGCCGTTCAAATCAAGTCCGATTCGCAAGGGTTGGAAATCTCCTGGGCCCCGCCCCGGTCGTTAACGGATGGAACCTCTCCCGAGGGCTTGGCCGGTTATTTTCTTTATCGACAAACAGGAAAAGGACCCTGGATGCAGGTTAATGATAAACCGCTGGAGAAACCGGTTTATGTTGATTCGGGACTTCAGGAAGGGGTCAGGTATGCCTATCGGGTAAAGGCTTTGCGCAGGATCCAGGAGAGTCTTCTGGAAAGTGAAATCTCCGAAGAAAAGAGTACGGTTTTTACCCGGACAGGACCGCCCTCGGCTGTTCAGGAATTGGTGGCCATAGGGGGGCCGAGGGGCATTCAAATCCGTTGGGAAGGGCTTGAAAACATGATTCCCAGTGGGTATCATGTTTATAAAAGGATGGAAAACGAAAAAACAGCCAAAAGGATCACCCCGGAAGCCGTGAAGGATACGATTTTTGAAGACGCCCAGGTAGTTGCAGGAAAGACCTATTATTACGCCATCAGTGTTGTCGGAATGCCCCCGGCCCTGTTGGAAGGTCCCAGGTCCAGGGAAATAAAAATAACTTATAATCCATGAGTTGAGCTGAAAGCTGAAAGCTCAAAGCACAAAGCTGAAAGCTCAAAGCTCAAAGTAAAAAAGGGGATCAATTTAGCTTTTGAAATAGCATCGGCAACCTCTCCGTCATTCCGGCGAAAGCCGGAATCCAGAAATTATTCTGAGACAGAAAGACCTGGATTCCGGCTTTCGCCGGAATGACGGAATGCGGGTTTTAGCGACTTATTACGAACTCATCAAAAATAACAGGAATAATAATTTATGCATCACTTTCACTATAAACGAAACACACTCTTTGGCGAAGCAGTATCTATTCAAGAGATCATCGATCAGGTCGGCACCCCCTGTTATATTTACAGTCGGGCAACCCTGGAGCACCATTTTAAGGTTTTCGATCGGGCCTTTTCAAAGATCCGTCATCTGACCTGTTATGCCCAGAAGGCCAATTCCAATCTGGCGTTGTTACGGCTTTTCGGGAGGCTGGGCGGCGGAAGCGATATTGTTTCCGGAGGAGAACTTTATCGGGCCTTGAAGGCCGGCATACCCCCGGAAAAGATCGTTTATTCGGGGGTTGGGAAGTCGCCGGAAGAGATCCGTTATGCCTTAAAAGAAAAGATCCTGCTCCTGAATATCGAGTCTCCGGAAGAACTGAAGGTCGTTAATGAGATCGCCGGTCAATTGAAGAAAAAGGCCCCTATCGCTATCCGGGTCAACCCTGACATCGATCCCAAGACCCATCCGTATATCTCGACCGGTTTAAAAAAGAACAAATTCGGGATCAATATCCGGCAGTCGCTGGAAGAGTATCAATTGGCCCGGACATTGCCTCATATCAACGTGATCGGGGTCGATTGTCATATCGGTTCCCAGTTGCTGGCCACCCAGCCTTTTCTGGAGGCGATTCAGAAATTAAAAAAATTGACCTCCCAATTGAAAGAACAGGGAATCGAAATCCGGTATATCGACTTAGGCGGAGGATTGGGAATCACTTATGACCAGGAGGAACCTCCTCATCCGCAGGAATATGCCCGGACCATCACCAAAGAATTAGGCGACATGCCCTATACCCTGATTCTGGAACCGGGTCGGGTGATTGTGGGGAATGCCGGAATCCTGGTTACCAAGGTTTTGTACATTAAAAAGGGTGAAGAAAAAAACTTTATCATTATTGACGCCGGTATGAACGATCTGATCCGGCCTTCCCTGTATGGTTCTTTCCATATGATCCAGCCCGTAGTTCGCCGTAACCGTTTAAAGATCCAGGCCGATGTGGTGGGCCCGATTTGCGAAAGCGGCGATTTTTTGGGAAAAGACCGGGTCCTGCCCCTCCCGAAACCAGGGGAGCGTTTGGCGGTCATGAGTGCCGGGGCCTATGGCTTTTGCATGGCCAGCAATTATAACTCCAGGCCCAGAGCGGCGGAGGTTCTGGTCCAGGGAAAGACCTTTGAGGTGATCCGGAAAAGAGAATCCTATGCCCAGTTGGTCGCTTTGGAGAAGATGCCGGATTTTTTAAAATAAATAAGAGAGCAAAGGCAATAGGCGATGGGCTATAGGCTATAGGAAATCTTCTTTTTTGGTTTATTCCCCATAGCCCATAGCCGATTGCCAGAGAAATTATAATGCCTTCAAAACCTATTCTAAAAATCACCAAGATGAGCGGATCCGGGAATGATTTTATCCTGGTCGATAACCGTTCCAGGCAGGTTCCTGATTCTCAAATGGCTGCTTTAACTAAAGGCCTGTGCCGGAGGATGGTTTCCGTCGGGGCCGACGGGATGATTTTTATCGTCCCCTCGGATCGGTATGACTTTAAATGGCGGTTTTTTAATGCCGATGGCAGCGAGGCCGAGATGTGTGGCAATGGGGGGCGATGTGCGGCCCGGTTTGCTTCTCTCAAGGGGATAACCGGCCCGGAGATGACCTTTGAAACCCTGGCCGGCCCCATCCAGGCCCGGGTAGATGGCCCTGTGGTAAAACTTCAGTTGACCCGTCCCAAAGACCAGAGACTTAATCAGCAGATCCTTGTTGACGGCCTGGTACTCCATTTTGATTTTTTAAATACCGGAGTCCCCCACACCCTTATCTGGGTGGAAGATATCGAAAAAGTGGATCCGGTAGAGGTAGGTCCGAAAGTTCGTTTTCATGAGCACTTTAAACCTGCCGGCACCAACGTGAATTTTGTTCAACTGACTCCCTCTGGACTCCTTTCGGTGCGTACCTATGAACGGGGAGTGGAAGGGGAAACCTTGGCCTGTGGAACGGGTGCGGTTGCGGCCGCCGGCATGGCCTTTTTAAAAACTAAACTGACCTCCCCGGTCAGGGTCCAGACCAGGGGGGGAGAGATCTTAACGGTTTATCTGGAAGGCAAGGCCGGACAAGCCATCGATCAAGTTTATCTGGAAGGGGCCGTACGTCAGGTTTTTGAGGGAGAAGTTTTTGAGGAAGCTTTGGACAGTTGAAAGAAGCTCAAAGCTCAAAGGAGACTCTCCTACTTTTGCTTTTTAGTTTTGATGATCCTGTAAAAAGTAAAAATTTGGTCTTTTCCGTCATTCCCGTGAAAACGGGAATCCAGTGTTTTTAAAAAGTTCGGATTAGCCTGGATTCCCGCCTGCGCGGGAATGACGACTTTCTACAAGTCCATCAGCTTTGAATTTTCAATTATAATAAAGAGGAAGGTTTTATGATCAAAACGATTATAGCCGGGGCCGGGGGACGGATGGGGGGAAGGATTGCCCAGCTTATTTCCGAAAGCCAGGAGATGATGGTCAGCGGGGCCTTTGAAAAGGCCGGCCATCCCTCGGTTGATAAGGACCTTGGAGAATGGGTAGGGGCAGGAAAGACCGGCCTGACCATTACCTCCGATCCGGAAGCAGCCATGGACAAAGGGGAAGTCGTTATTGATTTTACCTTCCATACCGCTTCCCTGGAGCATCTGCGCCTGGCTGCCGGCCGGCAGAAACCGATTGTTATCGGCAGCACGGGATTTACCGGCCAGGAGTTGGAAGAAGTCAAGGTCTTGTGTCAAACCGTTCCCTGTGTCCTGGCCCCGAATATGAGCGTCGGGGTGAATGTGCTGTTTAAAGTGGTTCGGGATGTGGCTATCGCTCTGGGGGAAGGGTTTGATATGGAGATCCTGGAGGTCCATCATAAAATGAAGAAAGATGCCCCAAGCGGTACGGCCTTGAAACTGGCCCAGATCCTGGCCCAGGCCCGGTCCCAGGACTTAGACCAGGTGGCGGTCTATGAACGCCGGGGGATTATCGGGGAACGGAAGCCGGAAGAAATCGGCATCCAGACCTTCAGGGCCGGGGATATTATTGGCGAGCATACGGTCCTTTTCGGAGGCATGGGGGAACGGATCGAGATCACCCATCGGGCCCACAATAGAGATACCTTCGCCCGCGGGGCCCTCAGGGCGGCCCAGTGGATCATCCATCAAAAGAACGGGCTTTATGATATGCATGATGTGTTGGGGCTGAAGGGATAATAGAAGCTTTTAGTTCGGAGTGATTAGTTCGGAGTCAAACATAGCAAAACCGGAACATGAACTACGGATTTTATTGTTCTCGCCGAACTCCGAACTCTTAACTCCGAACTTTAATTTCGCACTAAGTAGCGCACATTTATGGATTGGATTCAAAAGGCAGATCGTCTGAAACAGCTTCCGCCTTATCTGTTTATGGAAATTGACCGTCTCAAGGCCGAGGTTCAGACCAAAGGGGTGGATATCATCGATTTAGGGGTAGGTGATCCGGACCTGCCGACGCCGGACCATATTCTGGACCGGCTGACCCAGGCCGCCCGGGATCCCAGGAATCACCGCTATCCATCTTATTCCGGAATGAATGATTTTCGTTCGTCCGTAGCTTCCTGG from Deltaproteobacteria bacterium encodes the following:
- the argF gene encoding ornithine carbamoyltransferase — encoded protein: MKRDFLKLSDLTAVEIEGIWKRAREYKEGRVQDLPLEGKNIGLLFEKPSTRTRLSFEVAVVQTGGYPVFISSRDTQMARHEPLKDTARVLSRYLNGLVVRTFAQQTLEELAQYSTIPVINALSDLFHPAQILSDLFTIWERKDSLEGIKIAWLGDGNNVAHSWIEAAALFPFNLVLACPEGFAPNAEIFNRAGREAGKRIVLTRDPVEAVREALVINTDVWASMGQEDQAAERIKFFQPFQLGEKLLSLADPECLVMHCLPAHRGEEITDEVLEGPNSVVFDQAENKLHVHKALLEFIIEGREDFGAA
- a CDS encoding argininosuccinate synthase, which produces MKIVLAYSGGLDTSVILKWLQETYESEVIAFSADLGQEEEWPTVEKKALQTGAVKFVVKDLKEEFVSQYVFPAFRANAAYEQFYLLGTSLARPIIARHQVMVAEAEGAQAVSHGATGKGNDQVRFELTYMALSPGLKIIAPWRDWDLTSRSALISYAEKHGIPIPITPQRPYSSDANLLHISYEGGILEDPWMEPPEDMFQMTQSPEKAPDSPEYIEIHFEKGDPVAVNGQSMKAAELLSHLNRLGGKHGIGRMDLVENRYVGMKSRGVYETPGGTLIRTAHQALETLTLDREVMHIRDSLIPRYSELIYYGYWFSPERELLQKLIDETQMPVSGIVRLKLYKGNVMVAGRKSDHSLYRMDFATFEEDQVYRQKDAEGFIRLNGLRLKIQNLVAKKN
- the argH gene encoding argininosuccinate lyase, giving the protein MKSSVVKKKDTEKLWAGRFSEPVDPLVEAFTASLPYDQRLLPYDLAGSLAHLKMLADQGIIPKNEARKISQGLKEIRKEWDQGQLIFPIEDEDVHMFVEKRLIGKIGSIGGKIHTARSRNDQVALDVRLYLREKIQDLKKELQALQKALLQKAKDQGHLILPGYTHLQRAQPVLLGHHLLAYLEMFFRDQQRLSEVLTRVNVLPLGSAALAGTSFPIERNLVARELGFSQVSANSMDAVSDRDFVIEFLSAGAILMMHYSRMSEELILWSGSEFNFIEISDAFCTGSSIMPQKKNPDVPELIRGKTGRVYGHLMGMLTVMKSLPMTYNRDLQEDKEPVFDTVDTLMNCTRLLSRLWPKLTFKADSMEKATETGYLLATDLADYLVKKGLDFRSAHHTVGTIVAHALKKGLELKDIPWSVLKGFHPVFEKDVRTVLELRSAMDHRDSQGGTAPKQVQKALREMEKRICSC
- a CDS encoding fibronectin type III domain-containing protein is translated as MFLLDGCRKKLAVKVVWVLLILSLVSCGKKANPVIPVKVLPKAVDPLGYQIKGKNLVLSWTIPSQNTDESPLTDLKGFILQKGEWATKDFCVTCPDRFQETRRIDLKGPSAVGLKIEADQVELTKDQLKPGHTYSFQVTAVTKRERESQPSKILRIAWDFPLEPPSAVQIKSDSQGLEISWAPPRSLTDGTSPEGLAGYFLYRQTGKGPWMQVNDKPLEKPVYVDSGLQEGVRYAYRVKALRRIQESLLESEISEEKSTVFTRTGPPSAVQELVAIGGPRGIQIRWEGLENMIPSGYHVYKRMENEKTAKRITPEAVKDTIFEDAQVVAGKTYYYAISVVGMPPALLEGPRSREIKITYNP
- the lysA gene encoding diaminopimelate decarboxylase, producing MHHFHYKRNTLFGEAVSIQEIIDQVGTPCYIYSRATLEHHFKVFDRAFSKIRHLTCYAQKANSNLALLRLFGRLGGGSDIVSGGELYRALKAGIPPEKIVYSGVGKSPEEIRYALKEKILLLNIESPEELKVVNEIAGQLKKKAPIAIRVNPDIDPKTHPYISTGLKKNKFGINIRQSLEEYQLARTLPHINVIGVDCHIGSQLLATQPFLEAIQKLKKLTSQLKEQGIEIRYIDLGGGLGITYDQEEPPHPQEYARTITKELGDMPYTLILEPGRVIVGNAGILVTKVLYIKKGEEKNFIIIDAGMNDLIRPSLYGSFHMIQPVVRRNRLKIQADVVGPICESGDFLGKDRVLPLPKPGERLAVMSAGAYGFCMASNYNSRPRAAEVLVQGKTFEVIRKRESYAQLVALEKMPDFLK
- a CDS encoding diaminopimelate epimerase is translated as MPSKPILKITKMSGSGNDFILVDNRSRQVPDSQMAALTKGLCRRMVSVGADGMIFIVPSDRYDFKWRFFNADGSEAEMCGNGGRCAARFASLKGITGPEMTFETLAGPIQARVDGPVVKLQLTRPKDQRLNQQILVDGLVLHFDFLNTGVPHTLIWVEDIEKVDPVEVGPKVRFHEHFKPAGTNVNFVQLTPSGLLSVRTYERGVEGETLACGTGAVAAAGMAFLKTKLTSPVRVQTRGGEILTVYLEGKAGQAIDQVYLEGAVRQVFEGEVFEEALDS
- a CDS encoding 4-hydroxy-tetrahydrodipicolinate reductase; the encoded protein is MIKTIIAGAGGRMGGRIAQLISESQEMMVSGAFEKAGHPSVDKDLGEWVGAGKTGLTITSDPEAAMDKGEVVIDFTFHTASLEHLRLAAGRQKPIVIGSTGFTGQELEEVKVLCQTVPCVLAPNMSVGVNVLFKVVRDVAIALGEGFDMEILEVHHKMKKDAPSGTALKLAQILAQARSQDLDQVAVYERRGIIGERKPEEIGIQTFRAGDIIGEHTVLFGGMGERIEITHRAHNRDTFARGALRAAQWIIHQKNGLYDMHDVLGLKG